One Triticum dicoccoides isolate Atlit2015 ecotype Zavitan chromosome 5B, WEW_v2.0, whole genome shotgun sequence genomic window carries:
- the LOC119313000 gene encoding uncharacterized protein LOC119313000: MLGFLHLNTSNDILHSCAAHDYTDFKNTIFYNLTDSYIAQFNHTTTLLTSIIMFVLAALFFNLNLFSRLSDVSAILDPRVRLFITSALSLFLPVMSYLFSEARNATGGARSKFTDELPLRARLILIWMLLVELLRKKAEEIHMQGYSGTMDRVGRVLLLGSFVFFHLHDAGKRSMLGILWLLCATRLVQRIVFTEVGKRSLAYGVGKNARLITSYMAQVLEEDEMEHRHQSLDGDELLKGCKYAVMEEENLVVEASPGGYRLTGDAAPATVGKIWGLPEICSLDRDKRLRQLCLSFALFKLLRRRFERLPAMTAAEARSYREVIFKAMRSDIEKETSDSGASTSTSTSTAEALFRLTKDELSFLSEYYHPIIPVVLASPFFLLANYLLLPLLVFVLCLVLIVLCTNGDVGYAVDSIKGDNYFTFFSITTMMTGCLPKIFTSRLVFFSFFDFSITSLLFLMVVYEEVWEFLVLVLSDWFMVSLLCKYAVKPDGRLGRVFLWAIRGIMGMRSIMHRPHISFNQLCVVRFCWLAIPFSFSLPVTLPIIPLPSMHVPDQVKLSIIEYLAKELHDLHGNPTSLALSRGGFALRNHVDLLPFCDSDSVAEVILTWHIATSLFEVRHSTTSSDDRAQAQSLSKYCAYLVAIHPELLPEYPESTELVFKDTMLELSGVLGFWRCYFLTCVNTRYSKIMGAAKKPSSSPRNVVKRGAELAHKLVDKAENAQDSGDEAVWKLLANLWVELVVYLAPSNDDGCIMGHEKLLVKGGEFITMLWALASHAGISRPADTPAGAAVAIERVTDAIV, from the coding sequence ATGTTGGGCTTCTTGCACTTGAATACCAGTAATGACATCTTGCACAGTTGCGCGGCACACGACTACACCGATTTTAAAAACACCATTTTCTACAACCTCACCGACTCGTACATCGCCCAGTTCAACCACACCACCACCTTGCTCACCTCCATCATCATGTTCGTCCTCGCAGCGCTCTTCTTCAACCTCAACCTCTTCAGCAGGCTCTCCGACGTCAGCGCCATCCTCGACCCCAGGGTCCGCCTCTTCATCACCTCCGCGCTCTCCCTCTTCCTCCCCGTCATGTCCTACCTCTTCTCCGAGGCCAGGAACGCCACCGGAGGTGCCCGCTCCAAGTTCACCGACGAGCTGCCCCTGCGAGCCCGGCTCATCCTCATCTGGATGCTCCTTGTGGAGCTCCTCCGCAAGAAGGCCGAGGAGATCCACATGCAGGGTTACTCCGGCACCATGGACCGTGTGGGGCGTGTCCTTTTGCTGGGGAGCTTCGTCTTCTTCCACCTGCATGATGCTGGCAAGCGGTCCATGCTGGGCATCCTCTGGCTTCTCTGTGCCACGAGGCTGGTACAGAGGATCGTCTTCACCGAGGTCGGGAAACGCTCCCTTGCCTACGGTGTTGGCAAGAACGCTCGGCTCATCACCTCCTACatggctcaagtgctagaagaagatgaGATGGAGCACCGCCACCAGAGTTTGGACGGAGACGAGCTACTCAAGGGATGCAAGTACGCGGTGATGGAAGAAGAGAATCTGGTCGTTGAGGCCAGCCCGGGTGGCTACAGGCTAACAGGCGACGCCGCACCAGCCACCGTGGGCAAGATCTGGGGGCTCCCTGAGATCTGTTCCCTGGACCGAGATAAACGTCTGAGGCAGCTCTGCCTCTCCTTTGCACTCTTCAAGCTGCTGCGCCGGAGGTTTGAGCGCCTGCCGGCAATGACCGCCGCGGAGGCCCGCAGCTACCGAGAAGTCATCTTCAAAGCCATGCGCAGCGACATAGAAAAAGAGACATCAGATTCAGGGGCAAGCACAAGCACGAGCACGAGCACGGCGGAGGCCTTGTTCCGGCTGACCAAGGACGAGCTCAGCTTCCTCTCCGAGTATTACCACCCCATCATCCCCGTCGTCCTCGCAAGTCCCTTCTTCTTGCTCGCCAACTACTTGTTGCTCCCGCTCCTCGTGTTTGTCCTATGCCTCGTCCTCATCGTCCTCTGCACCAACGGTGACGTCGGCTACGCCGTGGACAGCATCAAAGGCGACAACTACTTTACTTTCTTCAGCATAACCACTATGATGACGGGGTGCCTACCTAAAATCTTTACTTCCCGCTTAGTTTTCTTCTCCTTCTTCGACTTCTCCATCACCTCACTCCTATTCCTCATGGTTGTCTACGAGGAAGTTTGGGAGTTCCTCGTCCTCGTGCTCTCAGactggttcatggtttcactcttgTGCAAGTACGCTGTGAAACCCGACGGGCGCCTTGGCCGCGTCTTCCTCTGGGCCATCCGCGGCATCATGGGGATGCGAAGCATCATGCATCGCCCACACATTAGCTTCAACCAGCTCTGTGTGGTGAGGTTTTGCTGGCTAGCAAttcccttctccttctccctccctgtGACGCTGCCCATCATACCATTGCCAAGCATGCATGTGCCGGACCAGGTGAAGCTTTCCATCATAGAGTACCTCGCCAAAGAGTTGCACGACCTTCATGGCAACCCCACCTCACTTGCACTAAGCAGAGGCGGGTTCGCTCTGAGAAACCACGTGGATCTCTTGCCTTTCTGCGACAGTGACAGCGTCGCCGAGGTTATTCTTACTTGGCACATCGCCACCAGCCTCTTCGAGGTGAGGCATTCCACAACGAGCTCTGATGATCGTGCTCAGGCTCAGAGCCTGTCCAAGTACTGCGCTTACCTGGTGGCCATCCACCCCGAGCTGCTCCCCGAATACCCGGAGAGCACGGAGCTCGTGTTCAAGGACACGATGCTCGAGCTGAGTGGCGTTCTCGGGTTCTGGCGCTGCTACTTCTTGACGTGTGTCAACACCCGGTACAGCAAGATCATGGGTGCCGCAAAGAAGCCGAGCAGCAGCCCAAGGAATGTGGTGAAAAGAGGCGCGGAGTTAGCGCACAAGCTGGTGGATAAAGCCGAGAATGCCCAGGATTCTGGGGACGAAGCGGTGTGGAAGCTGCTGGCAAATCTTTGGGTGGAGCTCGTCGTCTACCTCGCGCCATCCAATGACGATGGTTGTATAATGGGGCACGAGAAACTGCTAGTCAAGGGCGGCGAGTTCATCACCATGCTCTGGGCGCTCGCCTCGCACGCCGGCATAAGCCGTCCAGCCGATACACCAGCTGGGGCGGCCGTCGCAATCGAACGTGTGACTGATGCTATTGTATAG